The Phoenix dactylifera cultivar Barhee BC4 chromosome 12, palm_55x_up_171113_PBpolish2nd_filt_p, whole genome shotgun sequence genome has a window encoding:
- the LOC103712644 gene encoding transmembrane protein 205-like, whose translation MTWATRFLTAVAFLAVGVIFAPDLFGSGPASPAAAVSVAKLAHLLCFATCWGTALWVTFIGGIIMFKNLPRHQFGNLQSKMFPAYFMAVSVCAAISVAAFAYLHPWKSASSLERYQLGFLLSSLGFNLSNLFVFTPMTIEMMMRRHKVERELGIGEEVGWSKNMEVAKSNPKLAAMNKKFGMIHGLSSLANIMAFGSLAMHSWYLAGKIQL comes from the exons ATGACGTGGGCGACAAGGTTCCTTACGGCGGTGGCGTTCCTGGCGGTTGGGGTGATCTTCGCGCCGGACCTCTTCGGGTCCGGGCCGGCCTCCCCAGCTGCGGCCGTCTCCGTCGCCAAGCTCGCGCACCTCCTCTGCTTCGCTACCTGCTGGGGCACCGCCCTCTGGGTCACCTTCATCGGCGGCATCATCATGTTCAA gaATTTGCCAAGGCACCAGTTCGGGAATCTACAAAGCAAGATGTTCCCAGCATACTTCATGGCGGTATCGGTGTGTGCTGCGATCTCGGTGGCGGCGTTCGCCTACCTCCATCCATGGAAGTCAGCGTCGTCCCTTGAGAGATACCAGCTTGGGTTCCTTCTCTCTTCCCTCGGCTTCAATCTCTCCAACCTCTTTGTCTTCACGCCCATGACTATCGAG atgatgatgaggaggcACAAGGTTGAGAGAGAGTTAGGCATTGGCGAGGAAGTTGGATGGTCAAAGAACATGGAAGTAGCAAAGTCTAATCCAAAGCTTGCAGCCATGAACAAGAAATTTGGAATGATCCATGGCTTGTCTTCACTTGCCAACATCATGGCATTTGGCAGCCTCGCAATGCACTCATGGTATTTAGCCGGTAAAATTCAGCTGTAA